The nucleotide sequence TATACGACCGCAGTAGGCCAATGAAGGGGAGTATAACATTTATTAGTGTTGCTTCACCGTACTCTTCCGAATAAAAGGCACAATCTCCTCCCCCACGCGCAGGGGTTTGTACTCATCTGTAAAACCCAGTTCGGTCGGCGATTTTCCTACCCAGGTACTTGGTTTTCCGGTGATCTGTACGGTCATCGTGGCCGGGTCGATCGTCATCACCGTGTACAAAGGGTCCCGGTAGGGGCACATACGCGACATCCACTCATGGGCTTCGTGAATCGCCTTTGGGTAGCTTTCGTGAAGGTACTTATCACCAATCCAAAAGTAGGAAGCCGAGTTGATGGTAAGATAGGGTATTCCACTTTCGTAAATCAGACTGTCCACGTGTGTATGGCCGTTGATGGCCACGATGATCCGATCGGCCGCGCCGGCGAGAACCGCCTGCATTTCGGCGGCATTATTGACCGCCAGCGCCCCGATCAGCGGTTGGTGCGAGACGATCACGATCGGTTCTTTGATTTGCTGCAATTGGGTTTTCAACCAAGCCACCTGCTCCGGGTTGATGTAGGCAGGGTACCCTCCCTTGTGGTCGGGCGAGCCGGTATCGTTCCCGTCCAGCACGATAAACCAGATACCTTTGACTTTCCGGGTATAGTACCGGGCCGGCATGCCCCAGCGGTCGAGGCATTGCTGTTTGGTGTGGCCGTTGTCGGTATCGTGGTTGCCGATCACGTGCAGGGTAGTTTTGTGCGCCTGGTTGAACAGGTCGATCACGTCCTGGTTTTTTTCATCCGGGAAGGTAAAGTCTCCCAGCTGGATCAGGCCATCCGTTTGAACCTGGCGGCTATGCGCCAAAAAGGCTTTCAGACGGGTTTTCCCATCGTGGATCAGGTCGTGGTGCAAATCGGTGATCAAACCCATTTTAACGGACTCCTTCAAGGTACTTACGCTGGCTCTGGCCAGTAACGGCACGCAAAATGCCGCGCTCATGCCTATAAAATCCCGTCGGCTCAGTTCGCTAGTGGTTCTTGGTTGGTCGTTCTTCATTGGAATGATGCAGCTGTGTTTTTCCTGCTCCATGACACAATGTAGGAATAATCCGTCATTTTCGTCCTTGTCAAATAGTTTTGGCGCGGGGTCAAGCACGATCTTTTTATCAAGTGGCCCTACCATCCCTTCCCCTTACCCAACCGCTTCGATCCATGACAACTCACCACCCGACTCAAACCACTACCGTTCAAACCATCTTTCGTTTTCTGCTGGGTGGAGCCCTGATTCTGGCCGGTACCAGTCATCTGACCTGGGCCCGCACGGAGTTTCTGGCGCAGGTACCCCAATGGGTACCTCTCAATGGTGATCTGGTCGTGGTTTTGTCGGGGATTGTCGAAATTCTGCTGGGCTTATCGCTAATCTTTCTGGCGCGGCAGCGTGTGCTGGTCGGGTGGGTAGTCGCTACGTTTTTCGTGCTGGTCTTTCCCGGCAACATCGCGCAGTACCTCAACCATACCGATGCATTCGGCCTCAATTCGGATCTGGCGCGCGGTATACGCCTTTTGTTTCAGCCCGTGCTGGTAGCGTGGGCGCTGTGGTCTACCGGAGCCTGGGCGGCCTGGCGGCGGAACAAGTAGGGAATTTTTTTATTTCAGAACAAGACCGGGTCTACACCACCAGCAACCCATTCTCTCGCAATGCTTTCCATACATTCGATTGCAAAAAGTCTTCAAAGGTACCTAAACCCGCTTCTTCATAACTTCCTTTCAGTTGCTGCCACGACAGGGGTACCCCTTCCGCGTCGAGGGCAAGAACAGGTAGGGTACCCAATAGCCATTCTGCCAACGAAACATGGGTCTTGAGCGTCCAATGGCTCTTTTTTGAATAAAATTCCAGTTCGGCCCTCTTTACCTTTTGCTTTCTTTCTCGGACTTTAATGCCGTTATTTTTTCCTGCCGAGGACGGGCTGGAAGCCGAACGCGGCCCGGCCTGTACCACAATATCTTCTAGCACCATCAGTTCAGCCGTGCCACCCAGCCACACCACCTGCGCATTGGGACGCGTTTCGGCGTAGGGTACCTCATCACCGATACTGCGCTCGATGTAGGTCGGGGGAATGGAAGTGGGGGGTACCTTGAAGTCAAACCACTTCCTGAGTGGCAGGTCAAAACCCACGCCGTGCATGTAGTTGAAAAGTGATTTGCGTAATCCCTCGGAAAACAGATCATGATCGGCACCGGTGGGATCGTCGTGATAAAGATCATTGTCGGCGAAACCGCCGAAATCGGGGCCGATGCGCTGCACGTCGAAGCCCGCCGGGTGCAGGCCGACGGGACTATGAGCCGTCATGGCAAAACGATGCCAGAAGCCCGACTGCACCACGCCTACCTCGAACAACTGCCGAACCATTTCCAGCGAGTCGATGGTCTCCTGTGCCGTTTGGGTGGGAAAGCCGTACATCAGGTAGGCATGCACCATGATACCCGCCTGCGTAAAGGAGTCGGCCACGCGGGCCACCTGCGCCACGGTAACGCCCTTTTTCATGCGCTCGAGCAAGCGGTCGGAAGCTACCTCAAGTCCGCCCGATACGGCAATGCAGCCGGAAGCTTTGAGCAATTGACAAAGGTCGGGGGTAAAACTTTTTTCAAACCTGATGTTGGTCCACCAGGTCACGGTGAGCTGGCGGCGGATGATTTCCAGCGCCAGGTCACGCATGAGCGCGGGCGGCGCGGCTTCATCCACGAAGTGAAAACCGTTTTGTCCAGTCTGCGTGATGATTTCCTCGATGCGGTCGCAGAGCAGCGCGGCCGTGACGGGTTCGTAGCGTTTGATGTAATCAAGCGAAATGTCGCAGAACGAACATTTGCCCCAGTAGCAGCCGTGCGCCAGCGTCAGTTTATTCCAGCGGCCATCGCTCCATAGCCGGTGCATGGGGTTGATTATTTCGATGACCGACAGGTACCTGTCCAGTGGCAAGTCGGCGTAGTCAGGTGTACCTACGTCGCGCTGGGCTACGTCTTTTTCTTTGGCATTATTGTAGTAAAGTACCTTTCCTTCGGTACGGGCATAGACCCGTTTGAGTTGGTTACGCTCGCGCTTGCCATCGAGGTATTCCAGCAGATTGAGCAACGGTGCTTCGCCATCATCCAGGCTTACAAAATCCACATAATCGAACAGGCGCGGTTCGCGCAGCGAGCGTAATTCAGTATTGCAATACCCGCCGCCCATCACTACAGCTATGTGCGGATGATGCTTTTTTAGGTACTGCCCGCATTTCAACGCGCCGAACAGGTTGCCTGGAAAAGGTACCGTCAGACAAACCACCGATGGCTGCCAGCGTTGAATTTTTTCTTCCAACAATTCTACTAAAAAAGAAGAAATCAAGGTTTCGGCAGCTTGTAAGCTTTCGTGCAACGCGTCGAAATGCGTAGCAGTACTACCTAGGCGCTCGGCGTAGCGACTGAATCCGAAGTGAGGGTCCATGGCTTCCTGGATCAGATCGCCCAGGTCTTCCAGGTACAGCGTGGCCAGGTGCCGGGCTTTATCCTGAATGCCCATGGTACCAAAGGCCCAATCCAGTTCGTCGAGTTCGGCAAAGCGCCCGGCTTCGGGCAGATAGTTGCGGTCGCAGAGGGTATGGGCGAGGGTGGGATTTTTATTTTGTAAAAAACCGATTACCGGCTCGATGGTGCGGAGGTACTCTTTCCGCAGTGCGTAAATCCGGTAGCCGTTATCGGAAAGTGCCACATCGGAAGCTTCCAGATCGGTGAACATCTTACCCAAGCCCTGCTTAGAAAACAGTTTTAGAATCACCTCGATCCCCAGATCCGCCTGATGCGAAGGTACCCCTACCGTGTTCAGAAAGCCTTTGAGGTAGGCCGTCGCCGGATAGGGGGTATTGAGTTGCGTGAAGGGTGGGGTGAGGAAGAGGACCTTGTTCAATGATTGATGAATGAGGACGGGGTCCGGTACGCTGGAGCGGCCCGTGCGATGATGAATGATTTTACAAAGATAAAATAAAACGCCCGTCCCTTGTTATCCAGGGACGGGCGTGGATCCGTGCCACAGTTTAAGACTGTGGCACGGACAATCAGAATGAAAATTTTATTTAAAGTTCACTCAATCACAATTAGAGTGGATTCTGCACGATAGCAGCGTTGGAGTTGATCTCTCGACGAGGAATCAGAAACTCCCACATGGGATCTCCGGCAGGTACGTCAAAGATTACGGCTACGGCGGTGTTGTGGTTCGCACCATTACGGTTCAAAGGCTGATTCAGGCGTTTCAAATCCAGGAAGCGATGGCCTTCACCCCACAGTTCGATGCGGCGATTGAAATAGATTTCTTCCAGCAGATCGGCACCCGTTTTGGTGGACATGACATAAGCGGGGTCGCGTACGCTCACCAGGTCAAACAGTACCTTGGCCGCCTCGGCATCCTTGCCTTGATTGGCCAGAGCTTCGGCCTGGATCAGATACATTTCGGCAGCCCGCATGTAGGGAATATCGCCCATAGTACTGGTAGCAGGATTGGGCGGTAACCGGAACTTCTGGTTCATGTAAGGTACCCGCACGCCACCGGGAGGGGTAACGGCAGTAGCCGCCGTAGGAGCTTTCAACCACATTTTGGCACGAACATCCGTCGATGGGATTTTATTGTAAAGCAGGCTGTTGATCGCCTTGGGCGTCTGCCGGTTTACCGAGGAGTTAAAATTACTCGAAATGTAGGAGTGGTACGCTCCAAAAAATTCGGACTGATCTTCCAAGTGGTCGAAGCCCCACATCCACTCGGGATTACCTACGTCGGAAAAGCCATCGAGATATTGCGCCGCAGACATCAACGGAAAGCCCTGACGGGCAGCGGCAGCATACGTGGCAGCAGCGGCCCAGTTCTGCTGAACCAGCGCCACGCGGGCTAACAATCCATTGGCTACTTCCTTGTTGATGTGTGACTTGGCAGCACGGGCCGAGGGTAGTAAGGCAACAGCCTCAGTCAAATCCTTGTTTATCTGCGCATATACCTCTTCTACGGTATTGCGCGGCAAGCCTTCGGTCGTCGGCTCGAGTACCAGGGGTACCCCCAGTTGTGCATTAGGCTTGGCAGCCGCATCGTAACGCTTGCCGTAGAGCTGCACCAGGTTGAAGTAGGAGAAGCCACGCAAAGCCAGCGCTTCGCCTTTCAACCGATCGCGGTCTTCCTGAGGCCCGGCGGCTCCGTCGATATTGGCAATGATCAAATTGGCGTTACCGATCATCCGGTAGTACATTTCGTAAGGAAGCTGAGCCAGGTTCCCTTGGTCGGAGCGATGGCTGATCCAACGACCTTCGCCAAAATGCCAGTTGTTGGAAGAGTTGCCAAAAACCAGGTCCTCACCCAGCACGTCCAGCATGATCATCATGGCCGGATAACCGAAATGTCCTTGCGAACCAAGATAACGGACCACCATAGCCCGGTAAACACCATTGATGGCAGCGGAAATATTTTTTGTAGAAGCAAAGGCCGCACCAGAATCCACACTTGCTGTGGGGATCGTATCGAGGTAGTCTTCGCTACAGGAAACCCCCAGCAGGCTAAGCATCGCTACGGATAGAAATATTATTTTCTTTTTCATAATTTGATGAATTGTAAATTTTAAAATTAAGTCTGGTGCTTACAATGAGAAGGAAATACCCATGACCAGGCTTTTCTGCGAACTAAATGCGTTGTTGGAAATACCGTTGAAACTCTGCTGCACGTTCATACCCTTCCGGCGCGACTTGATGAAGAAGTTTTCCCCACTCACATACACCTGAGCGTTTTGCAAGAACAATTTAGAAGCAATGGTCTTGGGCAGGAAGTAGCCCAGCGTGACGGTACGAATGTTGAGGTAGCTGGCGTCGATCAGCCAACGATCCGACTGCGCATCGAAATCGGAAGTGCGGGCCGCATCCATGCGGGGTACGTCGGTGATGTCACCGGGGTTCTGCCAGCGGTTCAGGATGTCCACGTGCTTGGCACTACCGTAGCCACCCGAGCTCATCAAACCCTGATACCCACTATCATACACTTTACCGCCGATTTGGTACACCAAGATACCGGATAGAGAGAGGCCCTTCCAGCTCAGCGTAGTCGTTACGCCACCCGACAGTTTGGGGATGGAGCTACCGTTGTAGTGATAGCGGGCGTTGTTGATGCTCGTCGTCAGGGTATCGCCCGTTTCAGTAATCTTGGAGTTAGCCGCTACGAAGGTTTCGGCCCGGTATAGGACTTCGCCGGTGGCCGGATCAATTCCTTTGTACTCACGCAGCCAGTAGTCGTAGATCGAGCTACCTTCTTTTAACTTTTTGGTACCGTCGATGATCTCGGGGTTTTCCTCGGGCATTTTGGTAATCCGGTTCTTGAAAGAGGTGGCATTCAGTCCCAAAGTCCAGGTAAAGTCACCTTTGCGAATCACATCGCCGCTCAGTTCCAACTCGATTCCCTTGTTGTACATGGTACCGATGTTACGAGTCTCCGTCTTGATACCCGCTGAGAGAGGCAGGGGTACATCAAAAATCAGGTTTGACGACTGACGGTTGAAATATTCCACCGTACCTGAAATCCGGCTGTTAAACAGGCCAAATTCTACCGCGGCATCGAAGGCATTGCTGGATTCCCATTCGAGGTTGCGGTTACCCAGGCTCAACTGTAGAATTCCGGCCTCTCCGGCGTTGTTCCAGCCTAGCTCATAAAGGGGCTGCCAGGCATAGTAGCTGATGGAGGTACCATCTTGCGTATTGCCACCACCGTCGTTACCCGTTTGCCCATACGAACTTCTCAGCTTAAGCAGGCTAACGGCAGGAATCGCCTTGATGAAGTCTTCCTGATCCAAACGCCAGGCACCGCTGATGGAGTAGAACGTTCCCCAGCGCGTATTCTTATAGAACTTGCTTGACCCGTCGCGACGGACCGATGCCGACACAAAGTATTTCTCATTGTAATCGTAGTTGATCCGAGAGAAATACCCCTCTACCCGCCGGATATTGTAGCGGGAGTTCAGGTTGGTCGTGTTCGTAAAGTTGATCAATTCCACATCACCCTCTACCACCTGATTAGCGCGTGAACCCGTCAGGTTGTTGTCCGTTACCTGGAAGTTTTCGTGGCCCAACAGCACGCCGATGCTATGGTTGCCAAAAGACTTGTCGTAGTTCAGCAGCTGGTTGAGGTTGTAGCTGGCAATATTCTCAAACTCATGGGTTGCGCGGCCAGCGGGTGCACCGTCACCGATTTCGGGGTTACCAAAAGTCACGTTGTTGATGTTGGTCAAATCTACCCCTATGTTGGTCGTGAATTTGAAATCCTTCAGAAATGAAATTTCCGCATAACCACGCGCGCCAATTACGTTACGACGGAAGAAATTCTGATTCTTGATCGTTTCGGCAATGGCATGGCGTCCACCAAACTGCGGGCGGTTGGGCAAGCCCAGGGCATTCAGGTTACCATAGTCGTAGCGGAGGCTACCGTCGGGCAGCGTCAGGAACTGGCGTGGATTGGCCGGATCGAACGCATAAACCGGATAGATGGGGCCCATGTTGCGGGAGAAAAAGAAGGGGTTCACGAAAGTCGTGTTACCGCCCGCATCGGCCTGGTTGGACTTTGTAATGGTAGCCGACAGGTTGGCTCCCGTTTTGAACCAGGAATTCATCTGGCTATTGACATTCATACGACCCGTAAAACGGTCGTAGTCCGAGCGGATCAAAAACCCTTTATCCCGCAAATACGACATCGAAATAAAGTAGTCCGTCTTGTCCTGAGCACCCGAAAAGCTCAAATTCACTTCGTCACGGCTGCCCTGACGCATGAGGGGTGCAGCCCAGTCCAGATCTTTGGGACTATAAATCAGATTGGCATTCGGATTCAGGGTACCATCTGTACTCACCAGGTCAGCTGCCGGTACATCATACACGTTGTAGCCTACCAGAGAAACCACCCGACCCGAAGCATCGGCATTGGCGGTAGGGATGGCTACCGGATTGGTAGCCCGGTAGGCGATACTGTTACGATAAGACTCCCACATCAGGGGGTAATAGTCGGCGGGTCCTACGCGATCATACTCGGGTAAACCCCTTGTATTCAAACCCTTCGTAAATTTTACATTGATTGTATTCTTACCTTTCTGGCCTTTCTTGGTGGTTACCATCACTACGCCATTCGCGGCCCGCGCACCATACAGCGCGGTAGAGGCTGCATCTTTCAGAATTGTGATATTCTCGATATCCGAGGGGTTGAGGTTGGCGATGCTGGCTGTATAAGGGATACCATCCACCACATAGAGAGGATCGTTACCGGAAGAAATAGAGCCAAAACCCCGGATACGGATTTCCGGAGAAGCACCCGGCTGGCCGCTACCCGCTGTGGTCTGCACCCCTGCCGTAGTACCGGCAATGGCCGAAGCCAGAGTCGTAATGGGCCTGACGGCGATTTTTTCCGCACTGATCGTTCCGGCTGAACCTGTGAATGAAGCTTTTTTGGAGCTACCAAAGGCCGTTACGATTACCTCTTCCAGGTTGGCTACATCGGGTGCCAGGCTTACATTGATGGTGCTCTGGGTACCTACCGTGACTTCTTTGGCCACAAAGCCTACAAAACTAAATTCCAGTTGTGCATTGCTACCGGCAGCAATCCGGAAATTGCCATCGGTATCAGTCGTTGTTCCCCGGGTTGTTCCTTTCACCACTACACTCACACCTGGCAGCGCGCTGCCTCCGTCGTCGGTCACCTTGCCGGTGACCATATTGTCTTGTGCGTATCCTTGCCCTCCGGCTAGTACTGACCACACCAAAATGAAAAATAGGAAAGCTTTTTTCATGGGAAATCGTTTAAACTAATGAAAAAAATGAACTGGATTAAGTTAAAAATTGAACACAATAGAAAATAGAATAAAGACAGTAGTTAGCCAACAGAACATTGGGGTAACAATAATTACGAGGCAAATATAATTGCCTATTGTTGAAATCTGCCTTCCATTTTTAATTTTATTTTAATTTGCCGCCAGAGTTACGTTATTCAAAATACAATCAACCTTTCTTCTGTAATCCTCTGTCGGGTCGGGTTTTCAGGCATCAAACTTTCAGGAATTCTTTTATGACGCTACCAACCAGTCGGGACTAATAGCGGAAAACCGACTAACTGGCGCTATTTTTGCACAGAAATACTCCTTTACCCTACCCGATCAGCATGTGCCGGGCTAACTCCGTGCCTCCTGAATTCAATGAATAGAAGTTTCAGCCTTTTGCCGCCCCTCATCCTGTTTTAAGGCTCAGTGGAGCAAGATCAAGATCTAATGCGTGCCTGCGGGCACGAACGTTTAGGTCTGATACCACAAAATAGCCGATTTTGGATACATATTGTCTCAAAATAATGAAAGCATATAGTTACCATCGGTTTGAAATATTAAACCATAATTCCAATAAATACTCTTCAATATCAGGAGAATGTACTATTTTTCCAACTGCATAACGAAAAGCTGTTCCAGAACACTGGACATGCTACCCGGCAAACCACTGTCCGAACTCGCAGGGTCTGGATATTCCGTCAAAGCATACCGAAGCAGAAATTACCATTTTTTATGAACCACATACCTATTCCCGAGAACGAGAAAGAGCGATTGAGGGCCTTGAAAAATTACCATATTCTGGATACTCATCCGGAAGAGGAGTTTGATCGGCTCACCAAAATGGCCTCCATCGTGTGTGGAACGCCCATTTCGCTGATCACGCTCCTGGATGAGGAGCGGCAGTGGTTTAAGTCCAATGTGGGAATGCATGTGGGTGAGGGACCGCGTCGGGATTCATTCTGTCAGTATGCGCTCATGGAAGATGCTCTGATGGAGATAAAGGATACCTGGGAAGACGAGCGATTCGTTGATAATCCGCTGGTGACCGGCCCTCCCAATATGCGCTATTACGCCGGTTATCCACTTATCGACCCCGATGGTTACGCATTAGGCGCCTTCTGTGTCATCGACCGCGAACCTAATGAGCTGGATTGCCAGCAACAAAAGATCCTTGCTCTCCTGGCCGAAGAGGCCGTCTCCCAGATTGTGGCCCGTAAGGAAAAAATACTGCTTAAAAATTACGAAAAATTATTCCTCGAATCCATTGACATGATAGCCATTGGGGGCTCGGATGGTTACTTCAGGAAGATAAATCCGGCTTTCCACAAAACGCTTGGATGGACCGACAAGCAAATTATGAGCAGGCCCTTTTATAGCTTTATCCATCCTGACGATGTGGAAACCACCAAGTCGGTTCTCCATGCTTTGAATCAGGAAGGAAAAGTACTCAATTTCACGAACCGTTTCCGAACGCTAGGTGGAGAGTATAAATATTTACAATGGATCGCCACGCCGGATACCGAGAATGACAACCTATACGCCATTGGCCGCGACATCACGGAATACACCAAGATTCAGAACGAACTGATTCAGGTATCCGATTTTCACGAAAAGATCCTTAACGGTACCAACTATACTATTATTTCGACGGATACGCAGGGTACCATCACCACATTCAACCGCGGGGCTGAGATCATGCTTGACTACGATGCGACGGAAGTGGTGAACCGCATGAATCTGGTAGATTTCATTCAGGACAGGGTAGAGTTTGATACATTACTCACAAAACCGAATTCGGCCGATACAGAAGCAGACTCCTGGACTTTCATCAAGAAAAACGGTACTCCGCTCGTAGTGGAACTCACGATTTCGGAACTCGAAAGTGACGGCAAAGACATAACGGGCTACTTGGCAGTAGGGAAAGATATTACGACCCGGAATGCGGCCCTCAACCAGCTCGAAATAAGTGAAAGGCGGCATCGGGCGTTCTTTGAAAATTCGCAGAGCCTGATGTGCACACACGACCTGAAGGGCAATTTTCTGAGCATTAATCCCGCGGGTATCGAAATGATGGGATATACCTTCGGAGAAATGCTGATCCGTAGCCTGCACGATATCGTTGTGCCGCAACACCGCGATGATATTGATATTTATTTGCAGGAAATTGCTAAAAACGGCAGCTTGAAGGGACTGATGCAAATACTGGATAAAGACGGTGAAAAAAGGACCTGGATGTACAACAACGTACTATCGGAGTTTGCCGATGGCCGTAAATACGTGATCGGTAATGCCGTGGATCTGACCAGCCGGATCAATATGGAAAAGGAGCTACTGAAGGCAAAGGAAACGGCCGAACAAAACGCCCGGGCTAAGGATATTTTCCTGGCCAATATGAGTCACGAAATCAGGACGCCTATGAATGCGATTATGGGCTTCGCTAACCTATTGAATTATAAACCTTTAACCGAAGAGCAGAAGGAGTACGCCCAGAGTATATGTACCGCGAGCGAAAATCTCCTGGGCATTATCAATGATATTCTGGATCTGTCGAAGATTGAATCGGGGCATTTGACTATTGAAGAAATCCCATTCAGCCTGAACGGGCTTATAAAAAATGTAAAGGCGGTACAGCAGCAGAAAGCCACCGAAAAAGGTCTGCGGCTGGACGTGTTTGTGGGAGATGCAGTCCCTGATTTCATGGTGGGCGATCCTACCCGGCTAAATCAGATTCTGCTAAACCTGGTCAGTAACGCCCTTAAATTCACTGAGAAGGGCTCGGTCAAGGTATTAGTTGAGCTTAAAGAAGAATCCCAGTCTGAATACGTGATCCGGTTCAGTGTCAGCGATACCGGCATTGGGATTCCGGAGGACAAGCTGACTACCATATTTGAGCGCTTCACGCAGGCCGATACCGACACAACCCGCAAGTACGGCGGCACGGGACTGGGACTCAGTATTTCAAAACTGTTGATCGAACTTCAGAAAGGCAGCATTTCCGTCGAGAGCCGACTGAATGAAGGGTCCACCTTCTATTTTACCATGCCATTTAGAAAAGCACCCGAACAAGCCGCAGCTCAGGTGCAAGTCAAGCCAGCCCAGCCTGTAAGTGCGACGCGACTCAAGGTACTGCTTGTGGAAGACAACGTCCTTAATCAACGTCTGGCCACCCGGGTACTGGAAAATCTTGGTTTTGAACCTGACCTGGCCGAAAATGGCAAAATTGCTACCCAAAAAGTGGCACAAAATAACTACAATGTTATTTTAATGGATTTGCAAATGCCCGAAATGGATGGTTATCAGGCGACCGAATTCATTCGTAACGAATTGAAAAGTACCGTTCCTATCATAGCCATGACTGCTCACTCGTTGGTGGGTGAGCGTGACAAATGTCTTACGGTCGGGATGGACGATTACTTACCCAAACCCTTTGTACCCGCCGATCTGTTCAATAAAATCACCACGCTGGCTACCGCGGACGTACCGTCCGGCCATTCACTCGTGGACCTTACCTACCTGAACGAGATTTCAGGCAATAACAAGGAATTCGAACATGAAATGATCGAACTTTTTATCCATCAGGCTCCCGCAGAATTGGAAATCATAGAAAAAGCTATCCGGGACGCCAACCATATGATAGTAGCCGAAGTAGCTCACAAGCTCAAATCCTCCTACTCAATGCTGGGTATCCGGGACGATGGACTGGTGAAGGAGTTGGAGCATCAGGGTAATACCGAGGTACCCCTGCATGAAATCAGAGTCAATTATGAAAAGCTGGCCCAGATTACCCGGAAAGTAATCGAAGAACTGAAAAACCTGCCTTGACCGCCGGCCACCGATTTGGGGTACCTCTGTAAAAAATCGCTTAGCGGCTGCTCCTGATTTCGTAACTTCCTGATCCCACCGACAGCACCACGTATCCGTCTCTAGTTTCCGAACTTTTTATTTCCGGAAGGGCGGTGAGTTTCCTACCGTCCACCACGACCTGATTGACCGACGCAGCAGGTACGTATACTTGTGCTGTCGTGTTGACCGGAATGGTAACGTTCATCAGCAGGCCGTCCGGCTCTTTTTTCCAGGAAGAAACGATCGGGCCATTCGGGCTATGGTACGACGCCTGCAGTTGATTTATCCTGTCTGTTCCGGACTTGGGATCGATTTCGGGGCGTATGATAAAGCGGGCAAAACCAGGTTCGGCGGGCTGGATGCCCGCCGCATTTTCAAACATCCACTCGCACACCGCCCCGAAGGCGTAGTGATTGAAGGAATTCATAGCAGCATTGTATTTGAAGCCATCTTCTTTGGTATAGCTGTCCCAGCGCTCCCAGATCGTAGTCGAGCCGTTTTCTACCTCAAATCCCCAGGACGGGAATTCCTTACTTAAAAACAGCTCATACGCCAGGGCGGAATGTCCGCTGGCCGACAAAGCGGGCAGCAGCGGCTTGGCACCTAGGAATCCGGTAGCCAGTCGGCCGTCGTTTTGTCGGATCAGTTCAGCCAGGTAGTCGCCTGCCTGTCCAATGCTTTTGGCGGGCAGTATTCCCATATAAATGGCATTGGCATAAGCCGTTTGGGTGTGGCCCGAAAAGCCGAGTTGACCGTCTACATACCCAGCGCCATTGCCATAGGGCAC is from Salmonirosea aquatica and encodes:
- a CDS encoding RagB/SusD family nutrient uptake outer membrane protein, whose protein sequence is MKKKIIFLSVAMLSLLGVSCSEDYLDTIPTASVDSGAAFASTKNISAAINGVYRAMVVRYLGSQGHFGYPAMMIMLDVLGEDLVFGNSSNNWHFGEGRWISHRSDQGNLAQLPYEMYYRMIGNANLIIANIDGAAGPQEDRDRLKGEALALRGFSYFNLVQLYGKRYDAAAKPNAQLGVPLVLEPTTEGLPRNTVEEVYAQINKDLTEAVALLPSARAAKSHINKEVANGLLARVALVQQNWAAAATYAAAARQGFPLMSAAQYLDGFSDVGNPEWMWGFDHLEDQSEFFGAYHSYISSNFNSSVNRQTPKAINSLLYNKIPSTDVRAKMWLKAPTAATAVTPPGGVRVPYMNQKFRLPPNPATSTMGDIPYMRAAEMYLIQAEALANQGKDAEAAKVLFDLVSVRDPAYVMSTKTGADLLEEIYFNRRIELWGEGHRFLDLKRLNQPLNRNGANHNTAVAVIFDVPAGDPMWEFLIPRREINSNAAIVQNPL
- a CDS encoding DoxX family protein, with the translated sequence MTTHHPTQTTTVQTIFRFLLGGALILAGTSHLTWARTEFLAQVPQWVPLNGDLVVVLSGIVEILLGLSLIFLARQRVLVGWVVATFFVLVFPGNIAQYLNHTDAFGLNSDLARGIRLLFQPVLVAWALWSTGAWAAWRRNK
- a CDS encoding B12-binding domain-containing radical SAM protein; its protein translation is MNKVLFLTPPFTQLNTPYPATAYLKGFLNTVGVPSHQADLGIEVILKLFSKQGLGKMFTDLEASDVALSDNGYRIYALRKEYLRTIEPVIGFLQNKNPTLAHTLCDRNYLPEAGRFAELDELDWAFGTMGIQDKARHLATLYLEDLGDLIQEAMDPHFGFSRYAERLGSTATHFDALHESLQAAETLISSFLVELLEEKIQRWQPSVVCLTVPFPGNLFGALKCGQYLKKHHPHIAVVMGGGYCNTELRSLREPRLFDYVDFVSLDDGEAPLLNLLEYLDGKRERNQLKRVYARTEGKVLYYNNAKEKDVAQRDVGTPDYADLPLDRYLSVIEIINPMHRLWSDGRWNKLTLAHGCYWGKCSFCDISLDYIKRYEPVTAALLCDRIEEIITQTGQNGFHFVDEAAPPALMRDLALEIIRRQLTVTWWTNIRFEKSFTPDLCQLLKASGCIAVSGGLEVASDRLLERMKKGVTVAQVARVADSFTQAGIMVHAYLMYGFPTQTAQETIDSLEMVRQLFEVGVVQSGFWHRFAMTAHSPVGLHPAGFDVQRIGPDFGGFADNDLYHDDPTGADHDLFSEGLRKSLFNYMHGVGFDLPLRKWFDFKVPPTSIPPTYIERSIGDEVPYAETRPNAQVVWLGGTAELMVLEDIVVQAGPRSASSPSSAGKNNGIKVRERKQKVKRAELEFYSKKSHWTLKTHVSLAEWLLGTLPVLALDAEGVPLSWQQLKGSYEEAGLGTFEDFLQSNVWKALRENGLLVV
- a CDS encoding metallophosphoesterase family protein, with the protein product MKNDQPRTTSELSRRDFIGMSAAFCVPLLARASVSTLKESVKMGLITDLHHDLIHDGKTRLKAFLAHSRQVQTDGLIQLGDFTFPDEKNQDVIDLFNQAHKTTLHVIGNHDTDNGHTKQQCLDRWGMPARYYTRKVKGIWFIVLDGNDTGSPDHKGGYPAYINPEQVAWLKTQLQQIKEPIVIVSHQPLIGALAVNNAAEMQAVLAGAADRIIVAINGHTHVDSLIYESGIPYLTINSASYFWIGDKYLHESYPKAIHEAHEWMSRMCPYRDPLYTVMTIDPATMTVQITGKPSTWVGKSPTELGFTDEYKPLRVGEEIVPFIRKSTVKQH